The following proteins come from a genomic window of Patescibacteria group bacterium:
- a CDS encoding ImmA/IrrE family metallo-endopeptidase yields the protein MMQIPYYKNQELKQKADEFRIKNWGDSVPVEIEQIIESKLGIGIIPIPGLYKQCNADALISSDWKTIYVDNDNYIDDRYYNRLRFSLAHEVGHFILHQDLYASFNIKSFEDFYNIIDQLNNEYGIIEGHANRFANFLLVPREKLEIEKENVLRDHPEIKKFDTATVNSYLAIPLGKIFKVSQEVVEISLSNNK from the coding sequence ATGATGCAAATTCCATATTATAAAAATCAAGAGCTTAAACAAAAAGCAGATGAGTTTAGAATTAAGAATTGGGGCGATTCTGTCCCCGTTGAGATTGAACAGATCATTGAATCTAAGCTTGGGATTGGGATTATACCCATTCCTGGCTTATATAAACAATGCAATGCCGATGCCTTGATTTCTTCCGATTGGAAAACAATTTATGTGGATAATGATAATTATATTGATGATAGATATTATAACCGTTTGCGTTTTTCTTTAGCGCATGAAGTCGGCCATTTTATCCTGCATCAGGATTTATACGCTTCTTTTAATATTAAGAGTTTTGAAGATTTTTATAATATCATTGACCAGCTTAACAATGAATATGGAATAATAGAAGGCCATGCTAATCGTTTTGCTAATTTTTTGCTTGTGCCCAGAGAGAAGCTGGAAATTGAGAAAGAAAATGTCCTTAGGGACCATCCAGAAATAAAGAAATTTGATACTGCTACGGTTAATTCTTATTTGGCGATTCCTTTAGGTAAAATATTTAAGGTCTCTCAAGAGGTTGTGGAAATAAGCCTAAGCAATAATAAATAA
- a CDS encoding helix-turn-helix transcriptional regulator — protein MQNANLKKIGALLKELRMKQNLSLRDVCKKANYDPSNWSKIERGLISPPSDEPTLGQWAKALGLTKESKEYYEFIDLANIAQGIIPDYIMQEKDLVNALPAFFRTVRNEKPSKKEIDDLINLIKNN, from the coding sequence ATGCAAAATGCTAATTTAAAAAAAATTGGCGCGCTTTTGAAAGAATTAAGGATGAAGCAAAATCTAAGCTTAAGGGATGTATGCAAAAAGGCCAATTACGACCCCAGCAATTGGAGCAAAATTGAAAGAGGCCTGATTTCTCCGCCCAGCGATGAGCCAACCCTGGGCCAATGGGCCAAGGCTTTAGGTTTGACCAAAGAAAGCAAAGAGTATTATGAATTTATTGACCTGGCCAATATTGCCCAGGGCATTATTCCCGATTATATTATGCAGGAAAAAGATTTAGTCAATGCTTTACCTGCCTTTTTCAGAACAGTCAGGAATGAAAAGCCGTCTAAAAAAGAGATTGACGACTTGATCAATCTGATTAAGAATAATTAA
- a CDS encoding BRO family protein produces MRKNTKIALFEGKTIRRYWDQQKELWYFSVVDVVAILTGSSIPRRYWSDLKIKLKNEGSQVYEKIVQLKFISQDGKYYASDAADTEIMFRIIQSIPSPKAEPFKLWLSRVGYERVEEAEDPEKAIQRAMAMYLKKGYSKNWVDLRLKSIEIRNDLTNEWQDRGILSNKEFAILTDDITFAWAGLKTKDYKKYKDLKKENLRDNMTNLEMVLNMLAEASTTEISKTKKPKTFIANRHVAREGGSIAGGARKQLEKRLKRPIVSKSNYLGERKKRKQLDG; encoded by the coding sequence ATGAGAAAAAATACTAAAATTGCCCTATTTGAAGGTAAAACAATTCGTCGGTATTGGGATCAGCAAAAAGAACTGTGGTATTTTTCTGTTGTTGATGTGGTGGCAATATTAACAGGAAGTAGTATCCCACGCCGTTATTGGTCAGATTTGAAAATTAAGTTAAAAAATGAGGGCAGTCAGGTGTACGAAAAAATCGTACAACTCAAATTTATATCGCAAGATGGTAAATATTATGCCTCTGATGCTGCTGATACAGAAATAATGTTTCGGATCATTCAATCTATTCCTTCACCAAAAGCAGAGCCTTTCAAGCTTTGGTTGTCGCGTGTAGGTTATGAAAGGGTGGAAGAGGCGGAAGATCCAGAAAAAGCTATCCAAAGAGCTATGGCTATGTATCTTAAAAAAGGATATTCCAAAAATTGGGTAGACCTTCGCCTAAAAAGCATTGAAATTAGAAACGATTTGACGAATGAATGGCAAGATCGTGGAATTTTAAGCAATAAAGAATTCGCCATATTGACCGATGACATCACTTTTGCCTGGGCTGGTTTGAAAACTAAAGACTATAAAAAATATAAAGATTTGAAAAAGGAAAATTTGCGCGACAACATGACTAATCTAGAGATGGTGTTAAATATGTTAGCTGAAGCTTCTACAACTGAAATTTCCAAAACAAAAAAACCGAAGACATTTATCGCCAATCGCCACGTTGCCCGCGAGGGAGGAAGTATTGCCGGTGGCGCCAGGAAACAATTGGAAAAGCGTTTAAAGCGGCCAATAGTATCTAAAAGTAATTATTTGGGAGAAAGAAAAAAGCGCAAACAATTAGATGGTTAA
- a CDS encoding TM0106 family RecB-like putative nuclease yields the protein MTHITASKLYNYLQCQHRVWRDIYGPQNEKIKEANPFVELLWDKGIQHEKNVVSKLGKFTDFSGWDYDDAAKETIKAMERGDELIYQGVLKYGDMMGIPDLLRRQADGSYLPIDIKAGSGLEGETEETEGKIKKHYAVQLCLYVELLKNLKFTNKNKGLIIDIRESEVEYDLDSQVGPKTPKTWWQIYLEIKDEVKVLIDNKKQNLPANAGICKLCPWYNSCKKWLKESDDLTNIFYLGRGKRDVICDELGVNTVKDICTLDLAELKNRKKLNKTFLPGIGDKTMDKIMCRANILAITKKPVLYQPISFPDVSFELFFDIEDDPTQEFVYLHGVYERHGGEEKFIDFTAKDNTPEAEKEAWMKFWDYIRNLPKDDFAVYYYSHHEKTTYKKMQERYPEAISLNEVEKFFDHPNVVDLYKIILQQTDWPLGSYSLKEIVQYLGFKWRDETPSGALSIQWFNKYLETKDPKDLERILLYNEDDCKATMILKDALVKMSK from the coding sequence ATGACTCATATTACAGCATCAAAATTATACAATTATCTACAATGCCAGCATAGAGTTTGGCGGGATATTTATGGTCCTCAAAATGAAAAGATCAAAGAGGCAAATCCTTTTGTAGAACTTCTTTGGGATAAGGGTATTCAGCACGAGAAAAACGTGGTCAGCAAACTGGGTAAGTTTACTGATTTTAGCGGTTGGGATTATGATGATGCGGCCAAAGAAACTATTAAGGCTATGGAGCGCGGGGACGAACTTATTTATCAGGGGGTTTTGAAATATGGCGATATGATGGGCATCCCTGATTTATTGCGACGTCAAGCTGACGGCAGTTATTTGCCTATAGATATAAAGGCCGGATCTGGTTTGGAAGGTGAAACTGAAGAAACAGAAGGTAAAATAAAAAAGCATTATGCAGTACAGCTATGTCTTTACGTTGAATTATTGAAAAATTTGAAATTTACCAATAAAAATAAAGGACTAATTATTGATATTAGAGAAAGTGAGGTGGAGTATGATTTAGATTCCCAGGTTGGTCCTAAAACTCCTAAAACATGGTGGCAAATATATCTAGAAATTAAAGATGAAGTTAAAGTACTTATAGACAATAAAAAACAAAATTTACCTGCTAATGCCGGCATTTGTAAGCTATGTCCATGGTACAATAGTTGTAAGAAATGGCTAAAAGAATCAGATGATCTGACTAATATTTTTTATCTTGGTAGAGGAAAACGCGATGTTATCTGCGATGAACTAGGAGTTAATACAGTAAAAGATATTTGCACTTTGGATTTAGCAGAACTTAAGAATCGCAAAAAACTTAATAAAACCTTCCTGCCAGGAATTGGTGACAAAACAATGGACAAAATAATGTGCCGGGCAAATATTTTGGCAATTACCAAGAAGCCGGTGTTATATCAGCCTATTTCATTCCCTGACGTATCTTTTGAGTTGTTTTTTGATATAGAAGATGATCCGACCCAGGAATTTGTTTATTTGCATGGTGTTTATGAAAGGCACGGCGGCGAAGAAAAATTTATAGATTTTACAGCCAAAGATAATACGCCTGAAGCAGAAAAGGAAGCCTGGATGAAATTTTGGGATTATATCAGAAATTTGCCCAAAGATGATTTCGCGGTTTATTATTATTCGCATCATGAAAAGACTACATATAAAAAGATGCAAGAGCGTTATCCAGAAGCTATTTCTCTGAATGAAGTTGAGAAATTTTTTGATCACCCTAATGTTGTTGATTTATACAAAATTATTTTACAGCAGACTGATTGGCCCTTGGGAAGCTACTCTTTAAAAGAAATTGTCCAATATCTTGGATTCAAATGGAGAGATGAGACACCATCAGGCGCATTATCAATACAATGGTTTAATAAATATTTAGAGACTAAAGATCCTAAGGATTTAGAGAGGATTTTACTCTATAATGAGGATGATTGTAAGGCGACTATGATTTTGAAGGATGCACTAGTAAAAATGTCAAAATAA